A DNA window from Helianthus annuus cultivar XRQ/B chromosome 15, HanXRQr2.0-SUNRISE, whole genome shotgun sequence contains the following coding sequences:
- the LOC110905652 gene encoding non-specific lipid-transfer protein AP10, whose amino-acid sequence MKGTSMGVAILAMIVMAQLMVHPSVAITCNDVTGNLTPCLPYLRSGGKPTPACCAGAKKLLGATRTQADRRTACKCAKTAAPQLKVRPDMASSLPGKCGISTSIPINPNVNCNTIP is encoded by the exons ATGAAAGGAACATCAATGGGTGTAGCCATTTTAGCAATGATAGTCATGGCTCAACTCATGGTGCACCCAAGTGTAGCCATTACTTGCAATGATGTTACCGGCAATCTCACACCGTGCCTACCCTACCTTAGATCAGGTGGTAAACCGACTCCGGCTTGTTGTGCTGGAGCCAAGAAACTTCTAGGTGCCACCCGGACCCAAGCGGATAGGCGAACCGCTTGCAAGTGTGCTAAAACCGCGGCTCCACAGCTTAAGGTCCGGCCGGATATGGCCAGTAGCCTTCCCGGAAAGTGTGGTATCTCCACCAGCATTCCGATCAATCCCAACGTCAACTGTAACAC CATTCCTTGA